Genomic window (Pirellulales bacterium):
GAAGGGTGGGGAATTCAAACATGGGACGGGGCGAGAGGCGAGGGGCGAGGGGTGAGGGGGCCGCGCCGCCCTTCGGGCAGGCGTGATATCGAAGATTGCTCGGGCTGTTGGAAAATCATGATAGCGCTTTCAGAATGCCTCTGAGAACGCTTGCGCGTTCCCTCGCCCCTCGTCCCTAGCCCCTGGCCCCGATTCTTTGGCGGTTGCTGATGAAATGGGCGAGCACGGCGTCCAGGGGTTCGCTGGTGCGGATCAGGGCGTAGTCGCAGGTGTTCGTGGTGCAAGTGCGGCGAACTTCGTCGAGGAAGCCTTGCAGCGCTTCGAGGTAGCCGGCGCGCAGAGCGCGCGGGTTGCAGGTCAAGTGGTCCGGCATTTCGAGCCCCTCGAATCGCGTCGCGCCGCTGAACGGGAAATCCAGCTCGTCGTCGTCCATCACATGGAAAACGAGTACGTCGTGCCCACGCTGGCGGAGCAGCTTGATCCCTTTCACCAATCCCGCCCGATCCGCCAGCAAGTCTGAAATGACGATCATCATCCCGCGCCGCGGAAAGCTCTCCGCCACCTCGCGAAAGATCGCCAATAGATCGGTCTTTTCGCGCGGCTCGATCGCCGAGAGCGCCTGAATGATCGAA
Coding sequences:
- a CDS encoding DUF58 domain-containing protein, yielding MPASKRFLHPEAIKRISRLDLRARHIVEGFLSGMHRSPYFGQSVEFRQHREYTVGDDLRHVDWKVWAKQDRYYVKQFEEDTNMRATLLVDVSNSMSYGNGPLNKFDYAGTIAVSLAYLLLRQQDAVGCVAFADSVRTVVPLRTKHTHLHSIIQALSAIEPREKTDLLAIFREVAESFPRRGMMIVISDLLADRAGLVKGIKLLRQRGHDVLVFHVMDDDELDFPFSGATRFEGLEMPDHLTCNPRALRAGYLEALQGFLDEVRRTCTTNTCDYALIRTSEPLDAVLAHFISNRQRIGARG